TCGGCGAACTGCGCCTGCACCGCCTGCAGCACGCGCTGCTGCGAGCCCAGGGGCTGGCCCACCACGAGGGCGCGCGCATCCTCCAGGGTCTGGCGTATCTTCTCGCCGCCCGGCACCTCGCCCACGCCGGTGCGGCCGGCGCTGTCTGTGAGTATCAGCAGATTGCGGGTGAAGAAGGGGGCGTGGGCGCCGCTGAGGTTCAGCAGCATGCTGTCGCGGCCGGCGACGGGGATCACGCGCAGCGCGCTGATCACGGGAGTGGCGGAGAGGCTCATGCGGGGTGGTCTCTTTGCAGCTTTCAGTCGGCGGTGATCTTGCCCAGCTCGATCACCTTTTTCCAGCGTGCGAATTCGCTCGCCTGGTAGGCGCTGAACTGCTCGGGGGTGTTGGCCACGATCTCGAAGCCCAGCTCCAGCAGCTTGGCCTTGACCTGGGGCTCGTTGAGGGCGGCCACCAGCGCGCCATGCAGCTTGCCCTTGATGTCGGCCGGCAGGCCCTTGGGCGCGGCCACGGCCTGCCAGGAATAGACCGTCACGCCCTTGATGCCCAGCTCTTCCAGCGTCGGCACCTCGGGCAGCTGCGGCGAGCGCTTGCTGCCGGTCACGGCCAGGGCCTTTAGCTTGCCGGCCTTGATGTTGCTGAGGCCGGTGTTGATGTTCATAAAGGTGGCATCCACCTGGCCGCCCAACAGGTCTGACAGCGCCGGGGCGCCGCCCTTGTAGGGGATGTGCAGGCCCATGGTGCCGGTCTGCTGCCAGAACAGCTCGGCGGTGAGGTGGTCGCTGGAGCCATTGCCCGAGGAGGCGAAGCTCATCTTGTCGGGATTCGCCTTCATGAAGGCCACCACCTCGGCCAGGCTCTTGTGCGGCGAGCTCGCCGGCACGGCCAGCACATTGGGCGCCTGCACCGCGACGGTGATGTAGTCGAAGTCCTTGAGCGGGTCGTAGCCCACGTTCTTCATCAGGTGCGGGCCGATCACGAAGG
This portion of the Paucibacter sediminis genome encodes:
- a CDS encoding Bug family tripartite tricarboxylate transporter substrate binding protein, whose amino-acid sequence is MKKLLTTLLLGLATLAQAQPWPSKPVTLLVPFPAGGSSDAIARAVGPRLQEKLGGSFIVDNKGGAGGTVGSALVKRAAPDGYTLLVSSLGPFVIGPHLMKNVGYDPLKDFDYITVAVQAPNVLAVPASSPHKSLAEVVAFMKANPDKMSFASSGNGSSDHLTAELFWQQTGTMGLHIPYKGGAPALSDLLGGQVDATFMNINTGLSNIKAGKLKALAVTGSKRSPQLPEVPTLEELGIKGVTVYSWQAVAAPKGLPADIKGKLHGALVAALNEPQVKAKLLELGFEIVANTPEQFSAYQASEFARWKKVIELGKITAD